From Arachis hypogaea cultivar Tifrunner chromosome 3, arahy.Tifrunner.gnm2.J5K5, whole genome shotgun sequence:
GAATGCCAACACTATAGCCACGGCGGCCGGTTCGAGCTCGAGACCTGCGGTTGCTTCTTCCTCCGTTCCAGTGTATGAGGCAGCGGTCCAGCCTGCCGCCTCCCCATCGTTTGCTGTTGATCTCGCCGGCAATGTTGGAGACGAGGTTGGATATGATGAACATCATCCGATTAAAGTACAGTGTCCTCCTCCGGCTGGTGTTGGCGAGGGATTGTGTGATGATCCAGATGATGATGAAGTCGAGCCGGATATTATCGCTGATGAAAGCGGTGATGATGTTGGAGCGAGTGATCCGATAAGGCCTACTGGTGGTTCTAGTTCTGGCACCAATCAGTACCCACCccatttttcatctttggatctggATGTCATGAGGCAGGACGGACATCTTGGGCAGCTAGctggatttggcgctagagatACCGACGGCTCTGCCGGTATGACAGAGTTCCAAGTTGGTCAACAGttccaggataaagatgaggccctgttGAGTGTCAAGACGTATAGCATCtgccgaggggtacagtacaaggtggttgagtctgactatcgccggtacgtgggaaagtgttctgagtttgggaatggatGCACATGGTTGATTAGGCTGAGCCTCCGACAGCGCAAGGGCATCTGGGAAGTCAAGCAGTACAACGGGCCGCATACCTGTCTCgccacctccatctccagcaACCATAGGAGCTTGGACTACCATGTGATAGCGACATTCatcatgccaatggttagggctgacgcATCCATGAACATCAAGGTGCTTCTAAATGCAACGGCAGCACACTTTGGCTTTAGGCCTACATACCGGAGGGTGTGGATGGCCAAGCAGAAGGCGGTAGCAATCATCTACGGGGactgggatgagtcgtacaacgagctcccTCGGTGGGTCTTAGGAGTTCAGTTGACTATGCCTGGCACTGTAGCAGTCCTCAGGACCTGCCCTGTTCGAGTTGGTGGACAGGTGGATGAGTCTCAGGCTTATTTTCATAGGATGTTCTGGACTTTTTCCCCTTGTATCGAAGCATTTCGTCATTGCAAGCCGTTGGTGAGTATTGATGGCACCCATCTATATGGCAAGTAAGGGGGAACGTTGCTCGTGgtgattgcacaggacgggaattCCAACATACTCCCTGTGGCATTCGCACTAGTTaagggtgagaatgctgagtcatggtccttctttctctcccacctccGTCAGCACGTGACACCTCAGCCAGGTCTGTTAgttatttcagataggcataacggcatcaaggcagCACTTGAAGCACCTGATGGGGGATGGCTACCTCCGTCTGCATACCgggcattctgcattcgacacgttGCAGCGAATTTCGCCctcaccttcaagggcaaagatgcCCGGAGGCTTCTTGTGAACGCCGCATATGCGAAGACCGAGGTGGAGTTTGACTACTGGTTCGACATCCTGCGCTCTGAGAATCCGGCAATGTGTGACTGGGCGAACCGAATTGAGTACTCGTTGTGGACACAGTACTGTGATGAGGGCCGGAGATTCGGGCACATGACGACCAATATATCAGAGTGTGTCAATTCAATCCTAAAGGGGGTAAGGAACCTCCCTGTTTGCTCGCTGGTTAAGGCCACATACTGAAGGCTGGCTGAGCTATTCGAGCGTAAGGGTAGGGAGGCCGAGGCTCAGATGGGTActggacaacaattcagtcaataCCTAGTAAAGTGTATCGAGGCCAACCTGAAGACAGCCAGGTGCTTCACGGTAACTGTTTATGACAGGGATAACTCGGAGTACACCGTGGCTGAGACGACTCCGACAGGTTCATTCTCACTAGGTACGTACAGGGTCTCATTAGGTTCCAAGACTTGTGATTGTGGATACTTCCAAGCACTTCATTTCTCGTGTCCTCACGCCCTGGCCTGCTGTGCTTATTCACGTCTGACATGGCAGCCTTACGTCCACGAGGTCTATCGCGTTAGTTCCGTTTTTGGTGTCTATCAGATGGGATTTACACCACCCATTccggagggtttctggccaccataTGCCGGGCCTACCGTTATACCGGATCCGAACATGAGGCGTGCGAGGGAGGGTCGTCCTAGGTCCACACGCATTCGCACCAACATGGATGATGCAGATCCGAACCGGCCAAAGAGATGTGGCCTCTGCAGGCAGCCAGGACACACCCGTCGTAGTTGTCCACAAGCCGCAGGACCCAGCGGGAATGCTGGGAATTAATAGGAGATATGGTTTGTctgtttatattttttactatatCAGCAGATGTATTTTATTTCAGTTAGCGACCATTGTTTACGTGGAACTAAGTTGTATTCTATAAGTGTTGAAACTTGTAATTCGTACCACATATGTATGTTGAATGTCTTTCTAATTTTGGAATTTAGTGACTAAAACAAACTACACTATCTGGTGGGATGACTGATAATATGTAACATAACACCAAAGTATATAACATAACATCAAAGTACATAACATAACATAACATCGAAGTACATAACATGAAAGTACATAACATAACATCAAAGTACATAACATCAAAGTACATTATATAACACTGATAACCAACAAAGAAGGTAcataacataaacataataaCACGACATACACCACAATCCATAAATCATCTAAATAGGTGCGACCCCGTGCCACATCGGCGTGGCACCCGTGTCCTGTAACCCCTACGTATAAGTGGCTCCTCATCCTCAATCGAGTCATCGCTGTCATCCGGAACTGCGTCGGTCGGGGTCCTGGGCGGAACATGCACGGGTCTGGATGATGACGGGCCGGCAACTGAATGTGACCCCAGAGTATGGGCCGATGCTGGCGTCCCACCCATGGCAAAAGTATGCGCAGGAGGAACCGTGGCAGGCTCGTTCAGATCTACATCTAGAGGTGCCTGTGTCGCTGTCGTGTGAACCCGTCCTCGTGCAGCCTCATCCTCCTGCATAATGGTCCGGATATCCTCAAGAAAATGCGGTCCACCGAACTCGGCGACAATGCCATCACCAGCAAGGAAGTCTGGAAACATGGAGCCCAGACTCACCCATGGAGTACTCTCCTGAAGGGTCTGATCGTCACCGGGAACACCGACGAAATAATCTCCAAGTGGTCCACCCCCAAGCCCAGCCTCAGTGTGACTCGTCGGATCTCCCATGCCAGATCCATACCACTCACCATCATGCCCCCCCTGATGGGGCCTATCAACCCCCACTGCAGCACCTCCTCCAGCTACATCCCCGCCAGCCTGATGGGCACCCTCTCTAGCAGCAGCACCCCTCCTCCTGCCTCCACGACCACGTCGTCTCCCGCCACCCCTAACTGCATCCTCGACGTCATCCATAGCAtgatcaacccaattccactcaCGCTGGCTACGACGTGTCCCGACCCGTGCTCTCCTCTCAGTACGACGTCTGTTAGGAACATCGTCGACTCGGGCCATATCTGGAACTCGCCCTGCACCCCTCTGCGTCGCCTCATCCGGAATAGGAATACCTCTCGGATCCCCCAATAACATCTCCGGCGACAGGAATCTCTTTCTGTGCTGATGCCACCATGTCAAGAAATCATGAGAAGGACCGGGGTCGGGCACGATGTCGAACTGTAAAATGTGCTCCACACGCTCCTACCAGTAAAGATGCCAGTCAGCTAAGTGCGCCGGGAACCAACAGTCACCTCCTCTCCCGTCCTTCGACATCAagaagtcgatgttcagggcgggaCGCGGGCGGGGCTGAACGCCGCCAAACTGCGGTAAAACTCTATCAACATGATGCCACTCTACCACAGTAAAATAAATCAACGACGTCACACACCGCCATAACATCGTATGCCGCGGCTCCAACACCTCCGGGTGGACAACCTGGATGACGTCGAGTGCGCTATACGGCATCCATATGAACTGAAAAAAGCAATCAATAACAGTTTAACACTTCTGTTAGATGATATAAACTGAAATAACGACTGGAGCTAAGTATGGTTTCAACGTACTTACATCCCGAGGCTGTAACAAGTCGATCTTCAGGCGACCCATCTGTACCCGAGGTCCCTTGTTGCTAATCCCAGGATTGTAACCAGACCATTTGCAAAAGAGGTTAAACATTCTACTTCATTCATCACTCACTCTACAATGCATGAAATTGCTTCCATAAtcgaaaataaatacaataatgaTACATAGCAGAAAACAATAACGGTACCTCGAGGAAAGGGGCCAGCTAATCTCATCATACCCAGTAGGCCTAATGAAGGAGACCTCCAGAAGATCCAAGACTGCAGTAACTGTAAAGGCCCAGCTAACTTCACGACATGTCTGTTGGcgactcggcacatgcaccggtacaaccatgctAGTGCCGCCGACCCCCAACTGTAGCCACCCATATCCTCAAGCCGAGCAACATAGGGTAGCCATCTGATATGTATACGATTGCTggacttgtcggcaaacagctgcgtgcccaataacatcatgatataggcacgGGCAAAGTGCCTAACTATCTCCTCATCAGCCCCGTCGGGACACTCTCCAAATGTCTCTTGGAACCAGGTGTAGTTGACTGCGAATTTCTGAACCTGGTTCTCGGGAGGTAAAACCCCGAGCAACTCATGGAACTACTGCCAAGTTGGCCTCCCACCCTCAATGTACAGGTGGAAGTCCGTCAGGCAACCACTAACGTAATGTCCGTCCACTGGCAACCCCAGCTGGTATGCAACGTCCTGAAGCGTGATGGTGCACTCCCCGAACGGCATGtggaaggtgtgcgtctcagGTCGCCACCTCTCGACGAATGCGCTGACTAGGGGCTCGTCTAGTCGGAACCATCTGTCGttcagtctcgcaagatggtacaatccggccatctgcaagtacggaacgtacctCTCATCAAGACGCATCCCCTGCTGCCGCCTAACGCTGGATATGCAACGACGAGACTGGCCAGTACATAAACCGCATAATTAGAACAGATCCACAAACCACTAACATATACAATTTATTTTGTAAAGAACCAAAAAATAAATGGTGCAACACAACATACATGAAACAGGCAACCAACATTGTATACACAAACCGCTAACATGAACCACgtgcaaaaactattaacaaataCAACAATCACTAACAAGTAAAACCGTTAACAAAAACCACTAGCATACACCTCTATCATAAACCACAACCTTAAACCACTAACCGTCACTAAAACCACTAtccaaaaaccattaacaaaaaccgctaacaaaacacaataaaaaaaaccTCTAACAAAAACCACTGGCCTAAACCACTACCTTAAACCGCTAACACTAACATAAACCGCTATAAAaaatcattaacaaaaaccacTTGCCTACaccactatcctaaaccactaaatgttacataaaccactaacaaaaaacaCTATCAACAGCGCAACATCATAAACCACTAACCTCATCGTTGATCACCCCGGCGATATGAGcaactccatccaaacgataaagtctccccggatcgtcccccatcccCTGAATATGCCTATCTTCTCTTACTCGGCCCGAATGttggtcgttttctctgggatttggtggggtatgagAATGACAAAGTGATTCGAATGAACttggttcgaactccttatatagccgaaacccttgtaattcgaatcaactagaTTCGAATTACTTATGTTCACAAAGCCCTACTAATTCGAGTCAATATGATTCGAACCCCACTCATGTATCCTTCTCaatgtaattcgaattgatttATTTCGAACTACACTTTTATAATTCGAACCTAGTCGTTTCGAATTACTAAGGACTTTTGCATGATAATTCGAatcttattgattcgaattacattggAACATAGCTTGGaagtaattcgaattgattcAACTCGAATTACGTGGAAACCTAATTCGAAttctattgattcgaattatataaaaatgagTTCTGGTGGATTGAGGTATCAAACTTTGATTTGGCTGATTTCGGTAAAAATGAGCTCTCCTTGGCTCAATTAGGTTTTTTACCCTAATTAAATAATAGTATATTGTTTAAATCATCAACTATCAACTGCATCAAACGAGAGATTGTGAGGGTcatatatttattaaagtagttttttggttatttattgttattgtaataaaaattaaagataaaaatattacaaaatcaaaatttaaatttaaattttttattatatttgaccattaaaaaaaataaataactattgtattaaaaataaaataatttaaggtATATTTAGTAGATAATAAACAGTAGGATGAAAGAAATATCTTAAGATTAAAGAAAGTTAAAAGACAATTTAAACAACATTGGTCAaactgaatttttaaaatttaaaattttaatgtgcGCTTAACTTTTGAAGTAGTTTTTGGCGGAAAGTTAAAATAATCACGGACAAATTTTAATATAACTTCCCATCATTCACGTTGTCTTTTAACTCCTACTTTTTTGCAGTACCTTAAAAGCACTCTCTTTAACCACTATCCTCCAAACTCAAAATACcgattttttctttgttatttgttagtttttttagtagattttttcGTGAAACAAAAACATAATAACTCAGAAGAGACCCTTTTAGCAGAATTACGATAACACATAatatcaacaacaatgaagaatTTGTAGAAGGTTTGGGTGAAATAAGTCTCAACCAGTACCCACCAGAAAAGATTATAATGACCCTTTAGTTGTGAATGTCAAAGGTAtatgaaatttcaattttttttacgtgattttttgaattctaatatttagtttattttttttattcaattttatattcATTGCAGACACTTTTATGGGAGAAATTACAACTGGCAAAAGGACGACAATTCAAGTTTGGCATTTGAAAATGGATGAAAAAGATATTATGGAACTTGATGGGCATGGACAAAGTCGAGATAATGACGTAAATTTATTGATACGATTTTTGGGTGTAATGGCTCGTAGAGCAACGCTGTAAATTGGAAAGGTTTTTGGTGTTGAAAATGTATGATGTGTGATAAATTTAGAGAAACTGGATGAAACTTTAGAGAAAAAGCTATGAATATAGCAGCTCTGTACAAATTTTTGTTATCAAAATACAGTAATAAAGTGCCTAGTTTATCCAGTGATATGTTAGACATTTAATTGATATATTTAATAAGTAATAgttgaaattttaaatatatttaatctagaagggattagaatttattttatttatgttaatttttttttatttcttattatatataagtttagacttgtattattattattattattattattattattattattattattattattattattattattattatactgaattcttattagtatttttttatggaaaaatgttagatattatatatttaaaagtttgatttttgttattaatgtaatatatataaatataattttaatttaataaaattgttcaatTAGAGCAAATTAGCACAAATTAACCCTGAATTGTATGTGAAAAATATAGTGAGTTAGCCACAAAAATAGTGTGATTAAATAATCCAATATTAGCCACACAAAAAATGTGGTTGAAAAATCCGGCCTGCACAAATTAACTACGGATGAAGTGTAGTAgaattatacttttttatttaattatttttatttagccACGGCATTATGCGTGGACAATGATATACAAATCGTGGCTCTTTGAAGGTCTCCACGATGTTTAAAATTGTGACTAATAACGTTAAAATTGTGGCAAATTGAAAATGCAACCCCCCGATTAGCCACAAATATTTTTTCGTGGCCAATGTATAGTTGCTACGGTTATCTTAGAGTTAGCCACAATTTTTTTCGTGGCTAAACCCCTCATTTCTTGTAGTGATAGAGTATTGTcttatgaaagataaaagcaaataaagataagataagaacaactaaagataagataaagataaaataataaagactaaaattgtaattgaattgATGTGTTCTATTAGGTTGAATTTGTaggtaacaaaatttttttattattgttatagaCTAAGATAGaagaataatttaataataatcgtCTCACACCAATGGAAGGAAATAGAAATGAAATTAAGCATCTACATGACTCATATACATGTATGCATGTATTATTTACACATACATAAGCTTCATACAAATAAAATGGGAAAAAAGTAATGTCTCAATCAAGGATACAAAAAATGGGAAGGGAATATTAGTTGTATATGTTGCTCCTAAAGAGTTGAGTTGAGACTCATGGAATGCAAATTAATTAaccttaataatattaataatcaataataatggAATACAGCACCTACTAGAATTTCCTATTTATAGAGTTGCTTTAATTTGTATTCATCTCTTCAAACTAAACCACAAACTCAATCACTTCTTCATTCAACACAGGTtagcttcttttttattttctttattttattttatttttttgaaagaagTTTAGTAGAGCTTAGCCAGTTAGCTAGcctcccttttctctttttcctctctATGTCTAACTGATGAAATATTTATATCTCGTTCCGATTTAAATCCTTTATTAATAATCTATTTTTcaaatgtttttgtttttattttattttttaaacattattttattcctttttaatttGCAGCATATTCTAATTCGCTACtggttgattgatgaatttctttaatttctggtcattattttcttttcttcccctaTTCTTACCCTTTCTtgtatatatattactttttaattaaaagaattgtAAATTTGTGCCTTAAAAGCTTGGACAAATatgttttaactttattttttcatTGATTTATTCACAATTATTTTAAGTACATTTAATGAAGAAGAGAAAAGGCAAGGATTCATCACATTACTGTGGATTAATATTCTATTCATCACTAATCCATATCTTCTTAAGTTCTTATCTTATATGAAATATTAACTTTGAAAGAAAAAACAGGCGAGTCATGAAGTGCAATATGCTGTAAATGggggaatttttttaaaataaataattttattattttaattactgaaatatatgtaatttatagtatatttatcGATTTACATTGTATTaatttatctcatttacactataaAAACGAGATACGATATATTTATAATGTAAACGaaatatgtgtatttttttaaattccatATATCTCGTTTATTTATACTATACAGTGTAAACGGgatacatttataattattttgtttacagtataaacgagataaatcAATGCAATGTAAATTGATAAATACACTACAAATTACACATATttcagtaattaaaataattaaattatttatttaaaaaaaatcccccCTGGctagttttttcttttatttaaaatttttagtatacttttatttgGTGCTGCTCTATATAGTAAAAGGAAGAACTTTAATGACAAAAGgaagaaataacaaaaaatagtaTCCATATAGTGACACACTCTACCTTATTTATTCCACAATACAATGACATCAAAGTGACAGTGAATTAATGAAGCAATTAATTATCTTATATATACATTGTTAATATTCTGCAATCCTATGAAATCAGACCACAAGGGAAGAAAAGGAGGATATACATGATGCATCATCATCAGCAGAACAAGCCTAATTCTTTCTGTGCAATCATCATGAATGGCCTCAACACCCATCACTTGGTGAGAATAgtgtttatatatattaatttgttttatataattattattatttacaatgtaatgagtttatgatataaatacttgcttttctttatatataatatatagttttATTATTAGTTGTAAGTGTCCTTGTTTGGCTTTAATTTTTCAGAAAATACCAACCAAGTTTCTGAATTATTTGGACAAAAAATTGATGAGCAATGCAACTCTAATAAGCCCTTGTGGGGGCAAGTGGCAAGTGACCATAATCAAGAGAGAAAATGGAGTTTACATGGACCATGGTTGGTCAAAGTTTCTACAAGAAAACCTAGTCAAGCATGAGGATTTCTTGGTTTTCACATATGATGGAAATAATAACCATTTCAAGGTccaaatattttgtaaaaatggaTGTGAAGCTCCAAAACCTAATGTGGGAAATGGTACAAAGAAGAGTAGACCAACAACTTCATGCCCTCAGATTTCACctgaaaatgaaagatcataAAAAGAATCGGTAACTTTTTTTATCAATCACTACCATTATTGCTTGACTTGATTATTTCACATTTCTAAGGTTCTAGGTTTATGTCTTTCAATCATTTGAGATATAAAA
This genomic window contains:
- the LOC112769636 gene encoding uncharacterized protein; the encoded protein is MGTGQQFSQYLVKCIEANLKTARCFTVTVYDRDNSEYTVAETTPTGSFSLGTYRVSLGSKTCDCGYFQALHFSCPHALACCAYSRLTWQPYVHEVYRVSSVFGVYQMGFTPPIPEGFWPPYAGPTVIPDPNMRRAREGRPRSTRIRTNMDDADPNRPKRCGLCRQPGHTRRSCPQAAGPSGNAGN